A window of Pseudostreptobacillus hongkongensis genomic DNA:
GATACCGCCTATTTTTATCTGAAAATTTTTTCAAATTTGAGATTCTACCATAAAGAATTTAAATAAGCAAATTATTTTATAGCCCTTATTTTACAATATATTAAATAAATATGATAATGTATTAAGTAGTTAAAAATGATTATATTTTAATTATGTAGCTTAATTAATTAGTTTAATTGTATAATATATCTTTAATTAGCATATAAGAAAGAAGGTATATAATATGATTAAGAAATCTAGAAAGGTTGTATTAAATATGAAAGAAGAAAAAGTATATAAAACTATTAAAGACTTAAGTGAAAATAAAATTAATAAACATAGAGCTTCTCTAATTCTAAATTACTCTAATGTCCATATTAATAGATTACTTAGAAAATATAAATCTGAAGGTAAATCTGCCTTTTCTCATGGTAATAAAGGTAGAAAACCTTCTACTACTATACCCAATGAAATTAAAAATAATATTATTAAGCTATACAATGAAAAATACTTTAATTTTAATATTTCTCACTTTAGTGAAATGCTTAAAGAGTTTGAAAATATATCTGTATCTATTCCCACAATAATTAGTATACTAAGAAAAGAATTTATTATTTCTCCTAAATCTCAAATAAAAACTAAAAGAGAA
This region includes:
- a CDS encoding helix-turn-helix domain-containing protein; translation: MIKKSRKVVLNMKEEKVYKTIKDLSENKINKHRASLILNYSNVHINRLLRKYKSEGKSAFSHGNKGRKPSTTIPNEIKNNIIKLYNEKYFNFNISHFSEMLKEFENISVSIPTIISILRKEFIISPKSQIKTKRELIKEIEIKEDTTRKKKEITKLKQARIRIENSHIKNIYLQTF